Proteins from a genomic interval of Flavobacteriales bacterium:
- a CDS encoding T9SS type A sorting domain-containing protein, whose amino-acid sequence GSTAQEYHTSILPPSEEEWTYQSFTFQPSHAHGYIYCQMNVPVCEEYRRFACFVDNFVLSEVSSSSATLSTQSKAYPNPFTEALHIETNGSRIGIYDVMGKLHHEQEVLSGNKNSILLGDLPIGIYILKAFNDDGQELSSEKVIKIRK is encoded by the coding sequence GGGAGTACAGCTCAAGAGTACCATACTAGTATCCTACCTCCTTCAGAGGAGGAGTGGACTTATCAGTCTTTCACTTTTCAACCTAGCCACGCCCACGGTTACATCTATTGTCAAATGAATGTGCCTGTCTGTGAGGAGTACCGCCGTTTTGCTTGTTTTGTGGACAATTTTGTGTTGTCAGAGGTGTCTTCTTCTTCGGCTACACTCAGCACTCAGTCCAAAGCTTATCCTAATCCCTTTACTGAGGCTTTGCACATAGAAACCAACGGTAGTCGTATAGGCATTTACGATGTTATGGGTAAGCTACACCACGAGCAAGAGGTGTTATCAGGCAATAAAAACAGCATACTATTGGGAGACTTACCCATAGGTATCTATATCCTCAAAGCCTTTAATGACGATGGTCAGGAGTT